The bacterium genomic sequence GAATTCGGTCGTGAACGTCGGCGCCGGCGCCGGCGGCGGTGCGGCTGCCGCGACCGCGACGGGCGACGTGCAGGTGTCCTTCGCCTACGACGCGGGCGGCAAGGTGGGCTCGTGCTGCCTGGCCGGCGATTTCAACGGCTGGAACCCGACCGGCAAGCTCATGAGCGATGGCGACGGCGACGGGGTCTACACCTGCACGGTGGCCCTGAAGCCCGGTCGTGCGCAGTACAAGTTCGTGGTCGACGGCAGCTGGCTCCAGGATCCGACCAATCCCGCGGGAGCCGACGACGGCTTCGGCGGCCAGAATTCCGTGCTGGACATACCCGCCGGCGTGGCCGCCTTCGCGGCAGGCGGCGCGGAACCGGTCGTCGCGACGGCCGCTCCGGTCGCGCCCGCCGACGCCGATGCTGTCGAAGTGACCTTCGCTTTCACGCCGGTCATCTCCGGCGTGACCGGCGTCAACCTGGCCGGCAGCTTCAACGGCTGGAGCACCGACGCCACGCCCATGTCGGATCCCGAGGAGGACGGCACCTACAGCGTCGTCGTGTCCCTGGCTGCGGGCCAGCACGCCTACAAGTTCGTCGTGGACGGGGAGTGGCTGGCCGACCCGAACAATCCCCACGGCGAGGACGACGGCTTCGGCGGCCAGAACTCGGTGGTGATCGTCAAGCGCGGCGGCGCGTCCTTCGCCGCGGCCGACAGCAAGGCGCCCGCGGCTCCCGTCACGGGCGTGCGCACCGTCAAGTTCGCCTACGCGGCCGGCAAGTCCGCCGCCAACGTCTTTCTGGCGGGCACCTTCAACGACTGGAACGACAGCAAGCAGCGCATGGCCGACGCGGACGGCGACGGCGTCTTCGAGACGACCCTGCTGATGCAGCCCGGCACCTACCAGTACAAATTCGTCGTGGACGGGCAATGGCACCAGGATCCGGACAACCCCGACGGCACCGACGACGGCTTCGGCGGTCAGAATTCCGTGCTCGAGGTGGACGACAGCTACGAGCCCGTCAAGATCGAGCTGGGCGACGGGCGCATCTTCTCCGACGACCTCGAGCCGATCTTCGACTATTCCACCTGCAACCCCCTCACCGCGACCGAGGTGGAGATCACCGCCCGCGCCCACCTGGACGACGTGGAGAGCGTCTCGCTCCGCTACAGCGTGGGCGGAGGCGCCTACAAGAGCGTCGCGATGGCTCCCGCCGAGAGCGACCCGGCCTTCCAGTACTACCGTGCGCGCGTGAAGCTCTCCGGACCCGACGACGCACTCGACTACAGGGTCGCCTATCACGACGGCAAGGCGACCGTCTGGCTCGGCCGCGAAGGCGTCGGCGACAGCGAATCGGTCAAACCCTTCCACTACGACCGGACGGTGCTGCCGCCGTTCGTCACGCCCGGCTGGGCCCGCGACGGTGTCATCTACCAGATCTTCCCCGAGCGCTTCCGCAACGGCGACGCGTCCAACGACCCGGACTTCTCGGAGCCCTGGTACGAAGGTGTCGCGATGCTGCCTGCGTCGGGCAAGCGCAACGGCGAGTACTTCCACCTGGTCGGGGACTGGTACGACGTGGCCGGGCTGACCCGCAGCCCCTACCGCACCGACGGCCGGCCGGACTACTTCTCCTTCTACGGCGGCGACATCGCCGGCGTGCGCGAGAAGCTCGCATACCTGAACGATCTGGGCATCACGGTCATCTATTTCAATCCCCTCAACCAGGGGATGAGCAACCACAAGTACGACCCGACCGACTACAACACCATCGATCCCCACTTCGCCGACGATGACGCGTTCAAGGCCTTCGTCGCGGACGCCCACGCCCACGGCATCCGCATCGTGGTGGACATGGCCTTCAACCACACCGGCAACTGGCACTTCGCCTTCCGCGACGGCGTCGAGAAAGGTGACAAGTCCCCGTACTGGAACTGGTATGAGTGGAAGAAGTGGCCGCTGCCCGCGGGCCGCGACTTCAACGCCAGCGACTACTACGACTGCTGGTGGGGCTTCGGTCTGCACCCCAACCTGAACTGGGACCTCAGGCGCCCCAACAACGCCGAGAACAACATCGGCGACGTGTCGCAGGCCGATCCCAACACGGCCGTCGTCGAGCACGTGCTGGGCGTGGCGCGACACTGGCTGGGCGAGCTGGGCATCGACGGTTTCCGCCTCGACGTACCCAACGAGGTGCCCTTCTGGTTCTGGAAGATGTTCAACGACGTCTGCCACGAGGTGAAACCCGACTGCTGGCTGGTCGGCGAGATCTGGGGCAACGCCGGCAGCTGGATCGGCCCGGACTGCTTCGATGCCACCATGAACTACAAGTACTTCCGCGACCCGGTGATGGAGTTCATGGGCCAGGGCCGCATCGACGCGGCGACCTTCGACCAGCGCCTGGCGCCGGGACGGTTCGTCTACCCGCCCCAGTCGGTGCAGGTGATGATGAACCTGATCGACAGCCACGACACCATCCGCTTCCTCACCTCCGCCAAGGACGTGCGCAGATTGATGCTGGCCGCCATGTTCTCGATGTCGTATGTGGGCATGCCGCACATCTGGTACGGCGACGAGGTGGGCATGACCGGCGGCAAGGATCCCGACTGCCGGCGCCCCATGGACTGGAAATACGCCGACGATCCCGGAAAGGCCGCCCTGCGCGACTACTACGGTACCATCACGCGCTTCCGGCGCGACCACGAGGTGCTCAGCCGCGGCGACTTCCGCACGCTGCTGACCGAGGGGCGAACCTACGGTTTCGCCCGCACGCTGGGCACGAAGTCGGCGGTGGCCCTGTTCAACGCCGATACGCAGCCGACGACCTTCACCCTCGACGGCGAGGCCCTGTCGGCCGCGGTGCCCGAGGGCGCCGGCACGGTCTTCAAGGTGATCGCCGGTCCCGACTGGTTCCCCAACGCCGGGTCCGGCTCGCTGACCAGCGGCCAGACCCTGGATCTGGGTCAAGGCGCCGTGGAGATCACGCTGCCGCCGCTCAGCGGCGCCCTGCTGGCCAACTGACGGCGCGGCAGGCCATCACGAGAGAGAACCGCGCGTGCCCGTGCGGTTCTCTCGTTTCCGGGAGCACGAGGCTACTCGGCTCGTCCGTGCCGGTGACGCCGTCCCAACCCCTCGCCGTGGCCCGACCCGTGCCCGTGGCCGCCACAGGCATGGGCGACGTCCAGTTCGGCCAGTTTCCCTTCCGCGAGCGCCGTCAGGGCGCCTCTGACCGTCTTTTCGCCGGCCCGGTAAACCCTGAGACCCTGGCGCTGCATCATCTCCAGGGCGCGCCGTCCCATGCCGCCGCAGACCATGGCGTCGAAACGGTGGTCCGCCAGCTGGGAGAGGGGGTGGCACGTGCCGTGCGCGTGATGCGCGTTCCCGTTGGCGATGACCTCGGGCTCTCCGCCCTCGGTGTCGCAGATCGTGAAGTACGGCGCCGACCCGAAGTGCTCACACACCTCGTCGTCGAGGCCGGTTCCGTGCTTGGTGGGGATGCAGGCCCGCATGATCAACCTCCTTCTGCGTGAGATTCATGACGATCGCGTCGCGGTCCAGGATGGCCGTGACGAGTTTTCCGCGCGCGGTAGCGAGCAGGCGCTGAACTGTGCCCCGCGAGACGCCCATGCGCTCGCCGGCCGCGGTCTGATCCAGCCCCTCGGCGTCGCAGAGCCGCAGGGCCTCGAACTCGTCGATCTCCAGCACCGTGACTTCGATATCCCGCATGGGGATGCCCTGGGGCTTGTAGATGCGGTCGGCCCGGTAGCGTCTGCAGCAGCGTCTTTTGCGAGGTCTCGGCACGGGATCGTCTCTTCCTTGTAATGTGCATATGCACAATATGTCGCAGCGGCCGTTTCTCGTCAAGTCTTGATATTTTCACACAAGGGAAATCATTATTTATGATACAATTCAATCAACTTGGTTCACATGGGATGACTCGGACCTCGATCTTTCGACAAACCAGGGGGGACAATCGTGATGTTGGACTGCGCCCTACGCCGCTTGAACTGTTTCCCGCGCTTGGCCTTCGCCATCCTGCTGACCGCTTTTACGATCCCCTCGCCGACCGCCGCCGCGGTGATCCACACCATGGAGTACGCGCAGCTGTCGTTCATCCCTCTGGACGGCGGCGAACCCACGCTGAATTCCACTATGGGCGAACTGAAACTGGCCCTCGATGCGGGTCCGGACACCGAATACCTCAACATCCGCGCCGCCATTCCCGGCTTGACGATCGAGCCCTACTGGATCGTGCGCAACCTGCTGCTGCACGACGATACGGTCGGCGCGCCGTACGAGGAATACGCCCTGCGCTTTCCCCTGGACGTTCTGGGTGTCGAGAGCGGCATGCTGGTCGGGTCGATCATGTACGGCTTCACGGTCGCGATCACGCCCTTGCTGGATGACGATTACCAGATGTGGGCCGCGGGCGTCCCCCTGAACGAGTCCGCGCCGATGATGCACGGTGAATCCGCGATCGGTCGGGCCGGCGTGACCTTCGACCCGGACGTCTTCGATCCCTCGGTCGCGCTGCCCGACAGCGCCTACACGCCTTTCGCCGACCTGTCGGACAGCACCATCGCCGGCATCCTGGGCTGCCTGGTGGGCAACGTGGAATTGGACAGCACCACGACCGTCACCGACAAGAACGGTTGCGTGCCGGCCGCCTGCGCCAACAGCCTAGACTGGTTGCGGGGTTCGGACGACAGCATCGAATTCCCAGGTACGCTGCGCGACACGTACAACAAGCTGAGCCAGCTCATGAACCGCAACTCGCCCGAGGGCGTCTGGCCCGAGGACATGATGCAGGCCAAGCTGGACTTCATCGAGGCCTACAACCTGCCCATCGAGGTCAAGTACCAGAACCGCTTCCCGCGGCGCAGTCCCGTGTCCAGCACCAGCGGCGAGTCGTCGGCCGTCGACAAGGGCGCCGCAAGCACGTTTCCGACCGCGGCCTGGCTCAAGAACGAGGTGAAGGACCACGAGGACGTCGAAGCGAACGTCAGCTACTGCTACATGTACAGGGACACCCTGAGATTCGACGGAGCCCATTGCGTGGTGGTGACCGGCGCCGGCCGGAGCGCGAGCGGCGACTGGGTCTTCATCAAGCACGACAACGACCAGCGCTCGGCGACTCCGGCCGAACTGAAGCAGGTGCCGTCGGGCATCGTCACCGGCAGCAACGGCGAGATGTTCTGGCCGGGCCTGGGCTACTGGAAGACCATGCCGGACAACACGAAGGCGTTCGTCTGGCCGCGCGTGGATTCGGTCATCTCCGAAAGCCCCAAGGAGGATGTGACCGGCCCTCCGGGCGAGGAGGCGCTGCCCGGCTACTGCACCTGGTTCGCGCGCACGATCCCGCCCAACGGGGCGTTGGAACTCGATTTTCCCGAGGCCGGCGCTGGGCGCTGCTACAACACGACGCTCGGGCGTCTGGACCGCACCACCACGCCGCCCACCATAGTCGTGGAACTCCAGTGGAACCTCAACAAGGGCAAGACCCGGACCTGGCGCAACGACCAGAACTATCCGGTGACCGTCTTCGTGCACAACGACGACCACTCGCCCGACGGCATGGACGTCGGGGTCCATGTGGCCCAGGTCGTGACCGGGACCATCGATCCGGGCAATCCCTTCGACTACGCCGGTTTCTCGCTGGGCGGTGCCGACGGCTCGGCCGGCGAGTTCTCGCCCGTCCTGCTGCCGGCCTTCGTGTCCACGGGCCCGATCATGCCGGGCTTCTCGCTGGCCGACGTCCCCGGCCGTCTCGCCGAGTTAGGCGCCACGTCGCACCTGCAGCTTCTGCGCGACATCCCCGTCCCGAACATCTACTGGGGAGAGATGGGCCTCGTGGTGGACGTGCTGGCCGTCGACCAGGCCGGCGACATCCATGTCGATTGTCCCTCCACCGGCCTGATCGACGTCCTGCACGTCACCGCTCCGGGACGCTACGAGCTGACCTTGGGGGACGCCATGGGCGCGCCCATGTTCGAGGTGAATCTCATCGCCCAGAACGGCCTGGACATCATCCTGGACTCCCTCGGCGTGCCTTCGCTGGTGCCGGCGCAGGACACCGCCGTCGACGATGGAGCGACGCCGCCGCGTCTGACCCTGGCCGCCTGGCCCAATCCCTTCAACCCTTCTGTCACGCTGACCTTCGGGCTGCCCGCGGCGGGCGGCACGGAGCTGGCTGTCTTCGACCTGCGCGGGCGTCGCGTCCGGACGCTCCTGCGCGCCGAACTGTCCGCCGACGAACATGCCGTCACGTGGGACGGGCGCGACGATGCCGGTCACGCCGTTCCCGCCGGCTCCTACCTCTGCCGTCTGACGTCGGGCGGGGAGAGGCGCGAAGAGCGCGTGACGCTGGTGAAATAGGCCGTGGATGCAGACGGAAAGGGGGCGCCCATCCGGGCGCCCCCTGCAGCGTCCGGACGCGAACGTCATTCCAGCAGCGTCACCTTGCAGCCGACGTCGGATCCGCCGGTCCGCAGCCGTATCACGTACGTCCCGCTGGCGACGCGGCTGCCCGCGTGATCGCGCCCGTCCCAGACCGCCGTGCGGATACCGGGGGGCTGGATGCCCGCGACCAGGGTCCGCACCCAGCGCCCGTCCGGATCGTAGACGGCCAGGTCCACCGGTCCGGCGGCGCCCAGCTCGAAGCTGACGGTCGTCCGTGGGTTGAAGGGATTGGGCGCCGCCGCCAACGACGGCCGCGTCAGCGGGGGGATGCCGTCGTCCACGCCGGACACGATCAGGCGTGGCATGACGGCAACCGTATTCGTATTCGTACCAGGTAGATATATGGTGTCGCTTATGGATTCCGTGAAGAGGTCGATCACGTAGACCGGGCTGCCCCCGCTCGTCAGGCCCCCGGCCACATAGGCGGATTCGCTCATCAGCTGCCTGTCCTTGCCGCCCACCGGCAACGGCACGACGAGATCCACGTCGCGAGGATCGGTGTCCGCCGGCAGCGGGATGACGGTCGTCGACCAGTCCCAGATGTGGACGGCGTGAACGGTGGCGTCGTCCTCGCAGGCGACCATGACGTAGTCCAGGTCGGCGTCCAGCCCCCAGGGATCGTCGCCCACGGGGACGGATCTGATCTCGGCCAGGGTCTCGGTATCCACCACGCGCAGGACGTCGTCGCCGCGGTCGGTCACGTAGAGGGGACCCAGGCTCGACGGAACCAGGGCCACCTGCCACAGGTCGTTGCCGAGCGGTGCCTGGTCCAGGATGGCTGAGCCGTCCCCGGCGATCGCGAAGATCTCGTCGCCGTACCAGGCGGCCAGGAAGAAGCGGTGACCGCGGATGGAGTAGACGA encodes the following:
- a CDS encoding DUF134 domain-containing protein, giving the protein MPRPRKRRCCRRYRADRIYKPQGIPMRDIEVTVLEIDEFEALRLCDAEGLDQTAAGERMGVSRGTVQRLLATARGKLVTAILDRDAIVMNLTQKEVDHAGLHPHQARNRPRRRGV
- a CDS encoding NifB/NifX family molybdenum-iron cluster-binding protein, producing the protein MRACIPTKHGTGLDDEVCEHFGSAPYFTICDTEGGEPEVIANGNAHHAHGTCHPLSQLADHRFDAMVCGGMGRRALEMMQRQGLRVYRAGEKTVRGALTALAEGKLAELDVAHACGGHGHGSGHGEGLGRRHRHGRAE